From Pseudobacteroides sp., the proteins below share one genomic window:
- a CDS encoding PRC-barrel domain-containing protein: protein MKKTQEVLGLPIISISDGVEVGKVKSILVNAIEGTVDYIVVDSGIQILSARVISTSSVLGMGEYALTIENDSAINDIGRIPGAIDLLQKNIQVKGSKVLTKKGRLIGEIGDFYFDDDNNCRITGLEYIADITHKKIRIIPRANVITFGKNLIVVTEDVESKLLDNMSQLSSGEGQANQEKKNLTITSGKDSIENEAKTINKAIDELSANIDELIAKDGETFFNEAQESINVLREDSIIHTPAENLESILTEDQSSEIYDDTDVITQEIEDMDIVQQQEVILEEVEVIHDQREENNFPNNGHAGAATELKTSTQSLFEQRQKQYLNGRKATKTITDSAGKVIVSSGEIIDEDIIDIAKTNGKLIELVMNNKA from the coding sequence ATGAAAAAAACTCAGGAAGTACTAGGTTTGCCCATAATAAGCATTTCTGATGGGGTTGAAGTAGGCAAGGTAAAAAGTATACTTGTAAACGCTATTGAGGGTACAGTGGACTACATAGTTGTAGACAGCGGAATTCAGATATTGAGTGCCCGCGTAATTTCCACTTCAAGCGTTTTAGGTATGGGGGAATATGCCCTCACTATTGAAAATGATAGTGCTATAAATGATATAGGTAGAATACCGGGTGCTATTGACCTGCTGCAGAAAAATATTCAAGTCAAAGGGTCAAAGGTTCTCACTAAAAAGGGCCGGTTAATTGGGGAAATCGGTGATTTCTATTTTGATGATGATAACAACTGCAGGATTACAGGACTTGAGTATATTGCTGATATAACTCATAAAAAGATAAGGATAATACCAAGGGCTAATGTAATAACCTTTGGAAAAAATCTGATTGTTGTTACTGAGGATGTTGAAAGTAAGCTTTTAGATAACATGTCCCAGCTAAGTTCTGGGGAAGGTCAGGCTAATCAGGAAAAAAAAAATTTGACAATTACCTCCGGTAAGGATTCTATAGAAAATGAAGCTAAAACAATTAATAAAGCTATAGATGAACTATCTGCAAACATAGATGAGTTGATAGCTAAAGACGGGGAAACCTTTTTTAACGAGGCACAGGAATCCATAAATGTATTAAGAGAAGACAGCATTATTCACACTCCTGCTGAGAATTTGGAAAGTATTTTGACAGAGGATCAATCTTCTGAAATATATGATGATACAGATGTTATAACACAGGAAATTGAAGACATGGATATCGTTCAGCAGCAAGAGGTTATACTGGAAGAAGTTGAAGTGATCCATGACCAGAGAGAAGAGAATAATTTCCCAAATAACGGGCATGCAGGGGCGGCTACAGAGCTAAAAACAAGCACACAAAGCTTGTTTGAACAGCGTCAAAAGCAGTATCTCAACGGCAGAAAGGCAACCAAAACAATTACAGACAGTGCAGGCAAGGTCATTGTAAGTTCCGGAGAAATTATTGATGAGGACATAATAGATATTGCAAAAACCAATGGTAAGCTTATAGAGCTAGTTATGAACAATAAAGCTTGA